From Juglans regia cultivar Chandler chromosome 6, Walnut 2.0, whole genome shotgun sequence, the proteins below share one genomic window:
- the LOC118348596 gene encoding uncharacterized protein LOC118348596, which translates to MEPFASSDKVQEVTRFLHMDKFIINDGESGKIWVFWHDDISVQPIICKEQYILIHVGVGNNAVICCFVYAKCNLGERRELWESLNGHLIGNEPCIVVGDFNIIREDSERRGGRPRPRMAMEDFNNWIDNCGLMDMKSSGRRFSWCNGQRGLARSWAKLDRGLVNASCLTRFPNMNNCYLSRSTSDHSPMFIQFQSDLFKYGHSPFRFQQMWIEHPDFHQFVSRIWSEEVGGFGLLKLAFKLKKLRGSLREWNKCIFGRTEAHIQGLENKIEELESELQQHWNPAIEQDLVSKNMELASWRRREEIRLAQLAKMKWRAEGDQNSSFFHAILSFKRKQRVSDMRLHDGTYLGSPEEIHLSAVNYFSQFLQTESHDSLPDLSHIISNVISLEDNEIIGAIPSMK; encoded by the coding sequence atggaaccttttgctTCCTCGGATAAGGTGCAGGAGGTCACTCGGTTTCTTCATATGGATAAGTTTATTATAAATGATGGGGAGTCTGGTaagatttgggtgttttggcaTGATGATATTTCAGTTCAGCCGATTATTTGcaaagaacaatatattttaattcatgtTGGAGTGGGAAATAACGCTgtcatttgttgttttgtttatgctaaatgtaaTTTGGGTGAGAGGAGAGAATTGTGGGAGTCTCTCAATGGCCACCTAATTGGTAATGAACCTTGTATTgttgtaggggattttaatattataagggaAGACTCGGAGCGTAGAGGTGGTAGACCACGTCCGAGAATggctatggaggattttaataattggattgatAATTGTGGTTTAATGGACATGAAGTCGTCGGGAAGAagattttcttggtgtaatggccaaagAGGGTTAGCACGTAGTTGGGCAAAATTGGATAGAGGTTTAGTTAATGCCAGTTGCTTGACTAGATTTCCAAATATGAATAATTGTTATTTATCTAGATCAACTTCTGATCATTCGCCTATGTTTATTCAATTTCAGTCTGATCTTTTTAAGTATGGTcattctccatttcggtttcagcAGATGTGGATAGAGCATCCAgattttcatcagtttgtgagtAGAATTTGGTCAGAGGAGGTGGGTGGTTTTGGTCTTCTGAAGCTGGCTTTCaagcttaaaaaattaagaggttCTTTACGGGAATGGAATAAGTGTATTTTTGGTAGAACTGAAGCGCATATTCAGgggttagaaaataaaattgaggaaTTGGAATCTGAACTACAACAGCATTGGAATCCGGCGATTGAACAGGATCTTGTGAGTAAAAACATGGAGTTAGCTAGTTGGCGTAGACGGGAAGAAATTAGATTGGCTCAATTGGCTAAAATGAAATGGCGGGCGGAAGGGGAccaaaattcatctttcttCCATGCGATTTTGTCTTTTAAACGGAAACAAAGAGTCTCGGACATGAGATTACATGATGGTACTTATTTGGGATCTCCTGAGGAGATTCATTTAAGTgctgtcaattatttttcacaatttttacaaactgaaAGTCATGATAGTTTACCggatttatctcatattatttcgAATGTTATTTCTTTGGAGGATAATGAGATTATTGGGGCTATACCTTCGATGAAGTGA
- the LOC118348597 gene encoding uncharacterized protein LOC118348597, which translates to MWRSRNVFIRMTNEQDFVKAISRESCEVNGIQYRVFHWNPEFNEDEEPSLVPVWIVLPGLPPNFYHESFLKIFTAPIGKFIRRDNTTKCATHTDGARLCLEMDASKEPISYFWIGMPGSGRKQEIIYETLPAFCTHCKIQGHNDRTCKLHNRRDGEKIWIRKNVKDFEEKKIEIQAENNVELDKGKGVMMMDAGMAQGDTEKIVLSQD; encoded by the coding sequence ATGTGGAGATCAAGAAATGTTTTCATTCGTATGACAAATGAGCAAGATTTCGTCAAAGCAATTTCTCGTGAATCTTGTGAAGTAAATGGGATTCAGTATCGCGTTTTTCACTGGAATCCAGAGTTTAATGAAGATGAGGAGCCGTCTTTGGTCCCAGTTTGGATTGTGTTGCCGGGGCTTCCTCCAAATTtctatcatgaatcttttctaaagattttTACTGCTCCGATTGGTAAGTTTATTAGAAGAGATAATACAACCAAATGTGCAACTCACACGGATGGAGCTCGTTTATGTTTGGAGATGGATGCATCAAAAGAGccaatttcttatttttggattgggatgccTGGATCGGGACGCAAGCAAGAAATCATTTATGAGACGCTTCCAGCGTTTTGTActcattgtaaaattcaagGGCACAATGATCGTACCTGTAAATTGCATAATCGGAGAGATGGAGAAAAGATTtggataagaaagaatgtaaaagattttgaagaaaaaaaaatagagatacaAGCGGAAAATAATGTTGAGTTGGATAAAGGCAAgggagtgatgatgatggacgCAGGAATGGCTCAAGGAGATAcggaaaaaatagttttgtcgCAGGATTAA